From a region of the Pan paniscus chromosome 19, NHGRI_mPanPan1-v2.0_pri, whole genome shotgun sequence genome:
- the SGSM2 gene encoding small G protein signaling modulator 2 isoform X6, with the protein MGSAEDAVKEKLLWNVKKEVKQIMEEAVTRKFVHEDSSHIIALCGAVEACLLHQLRRRAAGFLRSDKMAALFTKVGKTCPVAGEICHKVQELQQQAEGRKPSGVSQEALRRQGSASGKAPALSPQALKHIWVRTALIEKVLDKVVQYLAENCSKYYEKEALLADPVFGPILASLLVGPCALEYTKLKTADHYWTDPSADELVQRHRIRGPPTRQDSPAKRPALGIRKRHSSGSASEDRLAACARECVESLHQNSRTRLLYGKNHVLVQPKEDMEAVPGYLSLHQSAESLTLKWTPNQLMNGTLGDSELEKSVYWDYALVVPFSQVVCIHCHQQKSGGTLVLVSQDGIQRPPLHFPQGGHLLSFLSCLENGLLPRGQLEPPLWTQQGKGKVFPKLRKRSSIRSVDMEEMGTGRATDYVFRIVYPGHRHEHNAGDMIEMQGFGPSLPAWHLEPLCSQGSSCLSCSSSSSPHATPSHCSCIPDRLPLRLLCESMKRQIVSRAFYGWLAHCRHLSTVRTHLSALVHHSVIPPDRPPGASAGLTKDVWSKYQKDKKNYKELELLRRVYYGGIEHEIRKDVWPFLLGHYKFGMSKKEMEQVDAVVAARYQQVLAEWKACEVVVRQREREAHPATRTKFSSGSSIDSHVQRLIHRDSTISNDVFISVDDLEPPEPQDPEDSRPKPEQEAGAGTPGTAVVEQQHSVEFDSPDSGLPSSRNYSVASGIQSSLDEGQSVGFEEEDGGGEEGSSGPGPAAHTLTEPQDPSQEKPQAGELEAGEELAAVCAAAYTIELLDTVALNLHRIDKDVQRCDRNYWYFTPPNLERLRDVMCSYVWEHLDMGYVQGMCDLLAPLLVTLDNDQLAYSCFSHLMKRMSQNFPNGGAMDTHFANMRSLIQILDSELFELMHQNGDYTHFYFCYRWFLLDFKRELLYEDVFAVWEVIWAARHISSEHFVLFIALALVEAYREIIRDNNMDFTDIIKFFNGTSWSSHPGCPEQRCGGPHLCPAHSWRVLRNPGGPSPKAGMSRI; encoded by the exons GTGAAGCAAATCATGGAGGAGGCTGTCACCAGGAAGTTTGTGCATGAAGACAGCAGCCACATCATTGCTTTATGTG GTGCAGTGGAGGCTTGCCTCTTGCATCAGCTGAGACGCCGTGCCGCTGGCTTCCTGCGCAGTGACAAGATGGCAGCCCTGTTCACCAAGGTGGGGAAGACGTGCCCAGTGGCGGGGGAGATTTGCCACAAGGTACAGGAGCTGCAGCAACAAGCAGAGGGCAG GAAACCCTCAGGGGTCAGCCAGGAGGCCCTGCGGAGACAGGGCTCAGCCAGCGGGAAGGCCCCGGCCCTCAGCCCTCAGGCCTTGAAACACATATGGGTACGCACGGCGCTCATCGAGAAAGTTCTGGACAAGGTCGTGCAATACCTGGCGGAAAACTGCAG CAAGTACTACGAGAAGGAGGCACTGCTGGCAGACCCTGTGTTCGGCCCGATCCTGGCCTCTCTTCTAG TGGGACCCTGTGCCTTGGAATACACTAAGCTCAAGACAGCCGATCACTACTGGACTGACCCCTCTGCTGATGAGCTGGTCCAGCGGCACCGCATCCGGGGTCCACCTACTCGCCAGGACTCCCCTGCAAAGCGCCCAGCCCTGGGG ATCCGGAAACGGCACTCAAGCGGCAGCGCGTCGGAGGACAGGCTGGCTGCCTGCGCCCGCGAGTGTGTGGAGTCCCTGCACCAGAACTCACGGACGCGGCTGCTCTATGGCAAGAACCACGTGCTGGTGCAGCCG AAGGAGGATATGGAGGCGGTCCCTGGCTACCTCTCCCTGCACCAGTCTGCAGAGAGCCTGACTCTGAAGTGGACCCCCAACCAGCTCATGAATGGGACTCTGGGGGACTCCGAGCTGGAAAAGAG CGTTTACTGGGACTATGCCCTCGTGGTGCCCTTCAGCCAGGTCGTGTGCATCCACTGCCACCAGCAAA AGAGCGGTGGCACGCTTGTGCTGGTGAGCCAGGATGGCATCCAGAGGCCGCCGCTGCATTTCCCGCAGGGAGGACACCTGCTGTCCTTTCTGTCCTGTCTGGAGAATGGGCTGCTGCCTCGGGGACAGCTAGAGCCCCCGCTGTGGACCCAGCAAGGGAAG GGGAAGGTGTTCCCCAAGCTACGGAAACGAAGCAGCATTCGCTCTGTGGATATGGAGGAGATGGGCACGGGGCGGGCCACCGACTATGTGTTCCGGATCGTCTACCCCGGCCACAGGCACGAGCACA ACGCTGGTGACATGATCGAGATGCAGGGCTTTGGgcccagcctgccagcctggcACCTGGAGCCCCTGTGCAGTCAgggctcctcctgcctctcctgtTCCTCCAGCAGCTCCCCACATGCAACCCCCAGCCACTGTAGCTGCATCCCCGACCG GTTGCCGCTCAGGCTACTGTGTGAGAGTATGAAGAGGCAGATCGTGTCCCGGGCCTTCTACGGCT GGCTGGCACACTGCCGCCACCTGTCCACGGTGCGGACCCACCTGTCGGCGCTGGTGCACCATAGCGTTATCCCTCCTGACCGGCCCCCGGGGGCCTCCGCGGGCCTCACCAAGGACGTGTGGAGCAAGTATCAGAAGGACAAAAAG AACTACAAAGAGCTGGAGCTGCTGCGGCGAGTTTACTACGGAGGCATAGAGCACGAGATCCGCAAGGACGTCTGGCCCTTTCTGCTTGGCCACTACAAGTTCGGCATGAGCAAGAAGGAGATGGAGCAG GTGGACGCAGTGGTGGCAGCAAGGTACCAGCAGGTGTTGGCAGAGTGGAAGGCCTGCGAGGTGGTGGTGAGGCAGCGGGAGCGGGAGGCCCACCCAGCCACACGCACCAAGTTCTCCTCAGGCAGCAGCATCGACAGCCACGTGCAGCGCCTCATCCACCGAGACTCCACCATCAGCAACGAT GTGTTTATCTCAGTGGACGATCTGGAACCCCCGGAGCCCCAGGACCCTGAAGATTCCAGACCAAAACCTGAGCAGGAAGCAGGAGCCGGGACTCCGGGCACTGCAGTGGTGGAGCAGCAGCATTCCGTGGAGTTCGACTCTCCAGACTCAGGACTGCCCTCCTCTCGCAATTACTCCGTGGCCTCGGGCATCCAGTCAAGCCTAGATGAGGGGCAGAGCGTGGGCTTCGAAGAGGAGGACGGCGGTGGGGAGGAAGGCTCCAGTGGGCCCGGCCCTGCAGCTCACACTTTGACGGAGCCCCAGGATCCCAGCCAGGAGAAGCCTCAGGCCGGAGAACTGGAGGCCGGAGAGGAGCTTGCGGCTGTGTGTGCGGCTGCCTACACT ATAGAATTACTGGACACTGTGGCCTTAAACCTGCACCGCATAGACAAGGATGTGCAGAGGTGTGACCGCAACTACTGGTACTTCACGCCCCCCAACCTCGAGAGGCTCAGAGACGTCATGTGCAG CTACGTGTGGGAGCACCTGGACATGGGGTATGTGCAGGGCATGTGCGATCTGCTGGCGCCTCTCCTGGTCACCCTCGACAATG ATCAGCTGGCCTACAGCTGCTTCAGCCACCTCATGAAGAGGATGAGCCAGAACTTCCCCAACGGGGGTGCCATGGACACCCACTTTGCCAACATGCGCTCCCTCATCCAG ATCCTGGACTCAGAGCTGTTTGAGCTGATGCATCAGAATGGAGACTACACCCACTTCTACTTCTGTTATCGCTGGTTCCTGCTGGATTTTAAGAGAG AACTGCTGTATGAGGATGTGTTTGCTGTGTGGGAGGTCATCTGGGCAGCCAGGCACATCTCATCGGAGCACTTTGTCCTGTTCATCGCCCTCGCCCTGGTGGAGGCCTACCGAGAGATCATCCGTGACAACAACATGGACTTCACTGACATCATCAAGTTTTTCAATGGTACGAGCTGGTCCAGCCATCCGGGCTGCCCTGAGCAGAGGTGTGGAGGCCCCCACCTCTGCCCTGCACACAGTTGGAGGGTTCTCAGGAATCCTGGGGGCCCTTCCCCAAAGGCCGGGATGTCAAGAATCTAG
- the SGSM2 gene encoding small G protein signaling modulator 2 isoform X5 has product MGSAEDAVKEKLLWNVKKEVKQIMEEAVTRKFVHEDSSHIIALCGPDAVSLCGLGAVEACLLHQLRRRAAGFLRSDKMAALFTKVGKTCPVAGEICHKVQELQQQAEGRKPSGVSQEALRRQGSASGKAPALSPQALKHIWVRTALIEKVLDKVVQYLAENCSKYYEKEALLADPVFGPILASLLVGPCALEYTKLKTADHYWTDPSADELVQRHRIRGPPTRQDSPAKRPALGIRKRHSSGSASEDRLAACARECVESLHQNSRTRLLYGKNHVLVQPKEDMEAVPGYLSLHQSAESLTLKWTPNQLMNGTLGDSELEKSVYWDYALVVPFSQVVCIHCHQQKSGGTLVLVSQDGIQRPPLHFPQGGHLLSFLSCLENGLLPRGQLEPPLWTQQGKGKVFPKLRKRSSIRSVDMEEMGTGRATDYVFRIVYPGHRHEHNAGDMIEMQGFGPSLPAWHLEPLCSQGSSCLSCSSSSSPHATPSHCSCIPDRLPLRLLCESMKRQIVSRAFYGWLAHCRHLSTVRTHLSALVHHSVIPPDRPPGASAGLTKDVWSKYQKDKKNYKELELLRRVYYGGIEHEIRKDVWPFLLGHYKFGMSKKEMEQVDAVVAARYQQVLAEWKACEVVVRQREREAHPATRTKFSSGSSIDSHVQRLIHRDSTISNDVFISVDDLEPPEPQDPEDSRPKPEQEAGAGTPGTAVVEQQHSVEFDSPDSGLPSSRNYSVASGIQSSLDEGQSVGFEEEDGGGEEGSSGPGPAAHTLTEPQDPSQEKPQAGELEAGEELAAVCAAAYTIELLDTVALNLHRIDKDVQRCDRNYWYFTPPNLERLRDVMCSYVWEHLDMGYVQGMCDLLAPLLVTLDNDQLAYSCFSHLMKRMSQNFPNGGAMDTHFANMRSLIQILDSELFELMHQNGDYTHFYFCYRWFLLDFKRELLYEDVFAVWEVIWAARHISSEHFVLFIALALVEAYREIIRDNNMDFTDIIKFFNGTSWSSHPGCPEQRCGGPHLCPAHSWRVLRNPGGPSPKAGMSRI; this is encoded by the exons GTGAAGCAAATCATGGAGGAGGCTGTCACCAGGAAGTTTGTGCATGAAGACAGCAGCCACATCATTGCTTTATGTG GCCCAGATGCCGTTTCCCTTTGTGGCCTAGGTGCAGTGGAGGCTTGCCTCTTGCATCAGCTGAGACGCCGTGCCGCTGGCTTCCTGCGCAGTGACAAGATGGCAGCCCTGTTCACCAAGGTGGGGAAGACGTGCCCAGTGGCGGGGGAGATTTGCCACAAGGTACAGGAGCTGCAGCAACAAGCAGAGGGCAG GAAACCCTCAGGGGTCAGCCAGGAGGCCCTGCGGAGACAGGGCTCAGCCAGCGGGAAGGCCCCGGCCCTCAGCCCTCAGGCCTTGAAACACATATGGGTACGCACGGCGCTCATCGAGAAAGTTCTGGACAAGGTCGTGCAATACCTGGCGGAAAACTGCAG CAAGTACTACGAGAAGGAGGCACTGCTGGCAGACCCTGTGTTCGGCCCGATCCTGGCCTCTCTTCTAG TGGGACCCTGTGCCTTGGAATACACTAAGCTCAAGACAGCCGATCACTACTGGACTGACCCCTCTGCTGATGAGCTGGTCCAGCGGCACCGCATCCGGGGTCCACCTACTCGCCAGGACTCCCCTGCAAAGCGCCCAGCCCTGGGG ATCCGGAAACGGCACTCAAGCGGCAGCGCGTCGGAGGACAGGCTGGCTGCCTGCGCCCGCGAGTGTGTGGAGTCCCTGCACCAGAACTCACGGACGCGGCTGCTCTATGGCAAGAACCACGTGCTGGTGCAGCCG AAGGAGGATATGGAGGCGGTCCCTGGCTACCTCTCCCTGCACCAGTCTGCAGAGAGCCTGACTCTGAAGTGGACCCCCAACCAGCTCATGAATGGGACTCTGGGGGACTCCGAGCTGGAAAAGAG CGTTTACTGGGACTATGCCCTCGTGGTGCCCTTCAGCCAGGTCGTGTGCATCCACTGCCACCAGCAAA AGAGCGGTGGCACGCTTGTGCTGGTGAGCCAGGATGGCATCCAGAGGCCGCCGCTGCATTTCCCGCAGGGAGGACACCTGCTGTCCTTTCTGTCCTGTCTGGAGAATGGGCTGCTGCCTCGGGGACAGCTAGAGCCCCCGCTGTGGACCCAGCAAGGGAAG GGGAAGGTGTTCCCCAAGCTACGGAAACGAAGCAGCATTCGCTCTGTGGATATGGAGGAGATGGGCACGGGGCGGGCCACCGACTATGTGTTCCGGATCGTCTACCCCGGCCACAGGCACGAGCACA ACGCTGGTGACATGATCGAGATGCAGGGCTTTGGgcccagcctgccagcctggcACCTGGAGCCCCTGTGCAGTCAgggctcctcctgcctctcctgtTCCTCCAGCAGCTCCCCACATGCAACCCCCAGCCACTGTAGCTGCATCCCCGACCG GTTGCCGCTCAGGCTACTGTGTGAGAGTATGAAGAGGCAGATCGTGTCCCGGGCCTTCTACGGCT GGCTGGCACACTGCCGCCACCTGTCCACGGTGCGGACCCACCTGTCGGCGCTGGTGCACCATAGCGTTATCCCTCCTGACCGGCCCCCGGGGGCCTCCGCGGGCCTCACCAAGGACGTGTGGAGCAAGTATCAGAAGGACAAAAAG AACTACAAAGAGCTGGAGCTGCTGCGGCGAGTTTACTACGGAGGCATAGAGCACGAGATCCGCAAGGACGTCTGGCCCTTTCTGCTTGGCCACTACAAGTTCGGCATGAGCAAGAAGGAGATGGAGCAG GTGGACGCAGTGGTGGCAGCAAGGTACCAGCAGGTGTTGGCAGAGTGGAAGGCCTGCGAGGTGGTGGTGAGGCAGCGGGAGCGGGAGGCCCACCCAGCCACACGCACCAAGTTCTCCTCAGGCAGCAGCATCGACAGCCACGTGCAGCGCCTCATCCACCGAGACTCCACCATCAGCAACGAT GTGTTTATCTCAGTGGACGATCTGGAACCCCCGGAGCCCCAGGACCCTGAAGATTCCAGACCAAAACCTGAGCAGGAAGCAGGAGCCGGGACTCCGGGCACTGCAGTGGTGGAGCAGCAGCATTCCGTGGAGTTCGACTCTCCAGACTCAGGACTGCCCTCCTCTCGCAATTACTCCGTGGCCTCGGGCATCCAGTCAAGCCTAGATGAGGGGCAGAGCGTGGGCTTCGAAGAGGAGGACGGCGGTGGGGAGGAAGGCTCCAGTGGGCCCGGCCCTGCAGCTCACACTTTGACGGAGCCCCAGGATCCCAGCCAGGAGAAGCCTCAGGCCGGAGAACTGGAGGCCGGAGAGGAGCTTGCGGCTGTGTGTGCGGCTGCCTACACT ATAGAATTACTGGACACTGTGGCCTTAAACCTGCACCGCATAGACAAGGATGTGCAGAGGTGTGACCGCAACTACTGGTACTTCACGCCCCCCAACCTCGAGAGGCTCAGAGACGTCATGTGCAG CTACGTGTGGGAGCACCTGGACATGGGGTATGTGCAGGGCATGTGCGATCTGCTGGCGCCTCTCCTGGTCACCCTCGACAATG ATCAGCTGGCCTACAGCTGCTTCAGCCACCTCATGAAGAGGATGAGCCAGAACTTCCCCAACGGGGGTGCCATGGACACCCACTTTGCCAACATGCGCTCCCTCATCCAG ATCCTGGACTCAGAGCTGTTTGAGCTGATGCATCAGAATGGAGACTACACCCACTTCTACTTCTGTTATCGCTGGTTCCTGCTGGATTTTAAGAGAG AACTGCTGTATGAGGATGTGTTTGCTGTGTGGGAGGTCATCTGGGCAGCCAGGCACATCTCATCGGAGCACTTTGTCCTGTTCATCGCCCTCGCCCTGGTGGAGGCCTACCGAGAGATCATCCGTGACAACAACATGGACTTCACTGACATCATCAAGTTTTTCAATGGTACGAGCTGGTCCAGCCATCCGGGCTGCCCTGAGCAGAGGTGTGGAGGCCCCCACCTCTGCCCTGCACACAGTTGGAGGGTTCTCAGGAATCCTGGGGGCCCTTCCCCAAAGGCCGGGATGTCAAGAATCTAG
- the SGSM2 gene encoding small G protein signaling modulator 2 isoform X9 has translation MAALFTKVGKTCPVAGEICHKVQELQQQAEGRKPSGVSQEALRRQGSASGKAPALSPQALKHIWVRTALIEKVLDKVVQYLAENCSKYYEKEALLADPVFGPILASLLVGPCALEYTKLKTADHYWTDPSADELVQRHRIRGPPTRQDSPAKRPALGIRKRHSSGSASEDRLAACARECVESLHQNSRTRLLYGKNHVLVQPKEDMEAVPGYLSLHQSAESLTLKWTPNQLMNGTLGDSELEKSVYWDYALVVPFSQVVCIHCHQQKSGGTLVLVSQDGIQRPPLHFPQGGHLLSFLSCLENGLLPRGQLEPPLWTQQGKGKVFPKLRKRSSIRSVDMEEMGTGRATDYVFRIVYPGHRHEHITINYHHLAASRAASVDDDEEEEDKLHAMLSMICSRNLTAPNPMKDAGDMIEMQGFGPSLPAWHLEPLCSQGSSCLSCSSSSSPHATPSHCSCIPDRLPLRLLCESMKRQIVSRAFYGWLAHCRHLSTVRTHLSALVHHSVIPPDRPPGASAGLTKDVWSKYQKDKKNYKELELLRRVYYGGIEHEIRKDVWPFLLGHYKFGMSKKEMEQVDAVVAARYQQVLAEWKACEVVVRQREREAHPATRTKFSSGSSIDSHVQRLIHRDSTISNDVFISVDDLEPPEPQDPEDSRPKPEQEAGAGTPGTAVVEQQHSVEFDSPDSGLPSSRNYSVASGIQSSLDEGQSVGFEEEDGGGEEGSSGPGPAAHTLTEPQDPSQEKPQAGELEAGEELAAVCAAAYTIELLDTVALNLHRIDKDVQRCDRNYWYFTPPNLERLRDVMCSYVWEHLDMGYVQGMCDLLAPLLVTLDNDQLAYSCFSHLMKRMSQNFPNGGAMDTHFANMRSLIQILDSELFELMHQNGDYTHFYFCYRWFLLDFKRELLYEDVFAVWEVIWAARHISSEHFVLFIALALVEAYREIIRDNNMDFTDIIKFFNGTSWSSHPGCPEQRCGGPHLCPAHSWRVLRNPGGPSPKAGMSRI, from the exons ATGGCAGCCCTGTTCACCAAGGTGGGGAAGACGTGCCCAGTGGCGGGGGAGATTTGCCACAAGGTACAGGAGCTGCAGCAACAAGCAGAGGGCAG GAAACCCTCAGGGGTCAGCCAGGAGGCCCTGCGGAGACAGGGCTCAGCCAGCGGGAAGGCCCCGGCCCTCAGCCCTCAGGCCTTGAAACACATATGGGTACGCACGGCGCTCATCGAGAAAGTTCTGGACAAGGTCGTGCAATACCTGGCGGAAAACTGCAG CAAGTACTACGAGAAGGAGGCACTGCTGGCAGACCCTGTGTTCGGCCCGATCCTGGCCTCTCTTCTAG TGGGACCCTGTGCCTTGGAATACACTAAGCTCAAGACAGCCGATCACTACTGGACTGACCCCTCTGCTGATGAGCTGGTCCAGCGGCACCGCATCCGGGGTCCACCTACTCGCCAGGACTCCCCTGCAAAGCGCCCAGCCCTGGGG ATCCGGAAACGGCACTCAAGCGGCAGCGCGTCGGAGGACAGGCTGGCTGCCTGCGCCCGCGAGTGTGTGGAGTCCCTGCACCAGAACTCACGGACGCGGCTGCTCTATGGCAAGAACCACGTGCTGGTGCAGCCG AAGGAGGATATGGAGGCGGTCCCTGGCTACCTCTCCCTGCACCAGTCTGCAGAGAGCCTGACTCTGAAGTGGACCCCCAACCAGCTCATGAATGGGACTCTGGGGGACTCCGAGCTGGAAAAGAG CGTTTACTGGGACTATGCCCTCGTGGTGCCCTTCAGCCAGGTCGTGTGCATCCACTGCCACCAGCAAA AGAGCGGTGGCACGCTTGTGCTGGTGAGCCAGGATGGCATCCAGAGGCCGCCGCTGCATTTCCCGCAGGGAGGACACCTGCTGTCCTTTCTGTCCTGTCTGGAGAATGGGCTGCTGCCTCGGGGACAGCTAGAGCCCCCGCTGTGGACCCAGCAAGGGAAG GGGAAGGTGTTCCCCAAGCTACGGAAACGAAGCAGCATTCGCTCTGTGGATATGGAGGAGATGGGCACGGGGCGGGCCACCGACTATGTGTTCCGGATCGTCTACCCCGGCCACAGGCACGAGCACA TCACTATTAACTACCACCACCTAGCGGCCAGCCGCGCGGCCTCGGTGGACgatgatgaggaagaggaggataaACTGCACGCGATGCTCTCAATGATCTGCTCGCGGAACCTCACAGCTCCCAATCCGATGAAAG ACGCTGGTGACATGATCGAGATGCAGGGCTTTGGgcccagcctgccagcctggcACCTGGAGCCCCTGTGCAGTCAgggctcctcctgcctctcctgtTCCTCCAGCAGCTCCCCACATGCAACCCCCAGCCACTGTAGCTGCATCCCCGACCG GTTGCCGCTCAGGCTACTGTGTGAGAGTATGAAGAGGCAGATCGTGTCCCGGGCCTTCTACGGCT GGCTGGCACACTGCCGCCACCTGTCCACGGTGCGGACCCACCTGTCGGCGCTGGTGCACCATAGCGTTATCCCTCCTGACCGGCCCCCGGGGGCCTCCGCGGGCCTCACCAAGGACGTGTGGAGCAAGTATCAGAAGGACAAAAAG AACTACAAAGAGCTGGAGCTGCTGCGGCGAGTTTACTACGGAGGCATAGAGCACGAGATCCGCAAGGACGTCTGGCCCTTTCTGCTTGGCCACTACAAGTTCGGCATGAGCAAGAAGGAGATGGAGCAG GTGGACGCAGTGGTGGCAGCAAGGTACCAGCAGGTGTTGGCAGAGTGGAAGGCCTGCGAGGTGGTGGTGAGGCAGCGGGAGCGGGAGGCCCACCCAGCCACACGCACCAAGTTCTCCTCAGGCAGCAGCATCGACAGCCACGTGCAGCGCCTCATCCACCGAGACTCCACCATCAGCAACGAT GTGTTTATCTCAGTGGACGATCTGGAACCCCCGGAGCCCCAGGACCCTGAAGATTCCAGACCAAAACCTGAGCAGGAAGCAGGAGCCGGGACTCCGGGCACTGCAGTGGTGGAGCAGCAGCATTCCGTGGAGTTCGACTCTCCAGACTCAGGACTGCCCTCCTCTCGCAATTACTCCGTGGCCTCGGGCATCCAGTCAAGCCTAGATGAGGGGCAGAGCGTGGGCTTCGAAGAGGAGGACGGCGGTGGGGAGGAAGGCTCCAGTGGGCCCGGCCCTGCAGCTCACACTTTGACGGAGCCCCAGGATCCCAGCCAGGAGAAGCCTCAGGCCGGAGAACTGGAGGCCGGAGAGGAGCTTGCGGCTGTGTGTGCGGCTGCCTACACT ATAGAATTACTGGACACTGTGGCCTTAAACCTGCACCGCATAGACAAGGATGTGCAGAGGTGTGACCGCAACTACTGGTACTTCACGCCCCCCAACCTCGAGAGGCTCAGAGACGTCATGTGCAG CTACGTGTGGGAGCACCTGGACATGGGGTATGTGCAGGGCATGTGCGATCTGCTGGCGCCTCTCCTGGTCACCCTCGACAATG ATCAGCTGGCCTACAGCTGCTTCAGCCACCTCATGAAGAGGATGAGCCAGAACTTCCCCAACGGGGGTGCCATGGACACCCACTTTGCCAACATGCGCTCCCTCATCCAG ATCCTGGACTCAGAGCTGTTTGAGCTGATGCATCAGAATGGAGACTACACCCACTTCTACTTCTGTTATCGCTGGTTCCTGCTGGATTTTAAGAGAG AACTGCTGTATGAGGATGTGTTTGCTGTGTGGGAGGTCATCTGGGCAGCCAGGCACATCTCATCGGAGCACTTTGTCCTGTTCATCGCCCTCGCCCTGGTGGAGGCCTACCGAGAGATCATCCGTGACAACAACATGGACTTCACTGACATCATCAAGTTTTTCAATGGTACGAGCTGGTCCAGCCATCCGGGCTGCCCTGAGCAGAGGTGTGGAGGCCCCCACCTCTGCCCTGCACACAGTTGGAGGGTTCTCAGGAATCCTGGGGGCCCTTCCCCAAAGGCCGGGATGTCAAGAATCTAG